A single genomic interval of Mucilaginibacter robiniae harbors:
- a CDS encoding PH domain-containing protein, with protein MMDKFLSDQQDQKAVEKVYSRLVELLPPGEETLYIATQKKPLVNLLPDCVVVTNRRILFFTPANLGLSIKFIDFVWKDIADVNVKEEIIGAVFSARTVKGAEMGVDYLPKVQARKLYQYAQECKENERRRELKLREEQTKPPVSAPKPTTEQPVFQHQTAPVFTPPPPVQTASAPVKEEKPDELTEKLKKLKMLFDNGLISQEEYNQKKMELLSEL; from the coding sequence ATGATGGATAAATTTCTGAGTGACCAGCAGGATCAAAAAGCTGTAGAAAAGGTTTACTCACGTTTAGTTGAACTGCTACCTCCCGGTGAAGAAACTTTATATATAGCCACCCAAAAAAAACCATTGGTAAACCTACTGCCCGATTGTGTAGTAGTGACCAACCGCCGTATATTATTTTTCACACCGGCTAACTTAGGTCTTTCCATCAAATTTATCGATTTTGTGTGGAAGGACATTGCTGATGTTAACGTAAAAGAAGAAATTATAGGTGCTGTATTTAGTGCCCGCACGGTAAAAGGAGCCGAAATGGGTGTAGATTATTTACCTAAGGTACAAGCTCGCAAATTGTACCAATATGCTCAAGAATGTAAAGAAAATGAGCGCCGCCGCGAACTGAAGCTTCGCGAAGAACAAACGAAACCACCGGTTTCTGCCCCCAAACCAACTACCGAACAGCCTGTTTTTCAGCACCAGACTGCACCGGTATTTACCCCACCGCCACCAGTGCAAACCGCATCTGCACCAGTGAAAGAAGAAAAACCAGACGAACTGACTGAAAAGCTTAAGAAGCTGAAAATGTTGTTTGATAATGGCTTGATTTCGCAAGAAGAATACAACCAAAAAAAGATGGAACTCCTAAGCGAGTTATAA
- a CDS encoding RES family NAD+ phosphorylase yields the protein MVLYRIAKCNYINDLSGTGARLYGGRWNSVGNAMLYLASSRSLALLEVLVHLPPMLVPANYCILSVDVPDDIHELDVTLLPPNWQQYPEPAFLRTLGDQFIKQREHLLLKVPSAIVKQEYNYLLNPAHNQATEVKVLHQDMFSFDERLI from the coding sequence ATGGTACTGTACCGTATTGCCAAGTGTAATTACATTAATGATTTAAGCGGAACCGGTGCCCGCTTGTATGGCGGACGGTGGAACAGCGTAGGTAATGCCATGCTTTATCTGGCTTCATCACGTTCGTTAGCCTTGTTGGAAGTATTGGTACATCTGCCTCCAATGTTAGTGCCGGCTAACTACTGCATCTTGTCTGTTGATGTGCCTGATGATATACATGAGCTTGATGTAACCCTGTTACCACCTAACTGGCAGCAATATCCCGAACCAGCCTTTTTAAGAACATTAGGCGATCAGTTTATTAAACAACGCGAACACTTGCTGCTAAAAGTGCCTTCAGCTATTGTAAAGCAGGAGTACAATTATTTGCTTAACCCAGCCCACAACCAAGCAACTGAGGTCAAAGTTCTTCATCAGGACATGTTTAGTTTTGATGAACGGTTAATCTGA
- a CDS encoding ACP phosphodiesterase, whose protein sequence is MNFLSHYYFDHTTTNCYHVLGTVLPDLLKNADKNIVLHPEKHQQIQRDIQSITYGWEKHLEVDRYFHSSEFFKTHSHQLKLLLRPAIEGSPVKPFFLGHVALELILDNLLLTTGKVIADDFYAHLGSCDDEIIRAFLFSNGMKNPEAFIRFYDDFKRSRYLHSYAETEQVAYALKRICMRIWTNPFTRDQETAMNIIIRHYRQQLEDNFLSIFDEIDSMLKN, encoded by the coding sequence ATGAATTTCCTTTCGCACTATTACTTTGACCACACTACTACCAACTGTTATCATGTGTTAGGCACCGTACTGCCCGACCTGCTTAAAAACGCAGATAAGAACATTGTGTTACACCCTGAAAAGCATCAGCAAATTCAACGTGATATACAATCCATTACTTATGGTTGGGAGAAACATTTAGAAGTTGACCGATATTTTCATAGCTCTGAGTTTTTTAAAACCCATTCGCATCAGCTTAAACTGCTGCTGCGGCCAGCCATTGAAGGTTCTCCGGTAAAACCTTTCTTTTTAGGTCATGTTGCTCTGGAGCTTATTTTGGATAACTTGTTACTTACTACTGGCAAAGTAATAGCCGATGATTTTTATGCCCATTTAGGCTCTTGTGATGATGAAATTATACGTGCCTTTTTGTTTTCGAATGGTATGAAAAATCCGGAGGCTTTTATTCGTTTTTACGATGATTTTAAACGCAGCCGCTATTTACATAGTTATGCAGAAACCGAACAAGTAGCCTATGCTTTAAAACGTATTTGTATGCGTATCTGGACTAACCCGTTCACCCGCGATCAGGAAACGGCCATGAACATCATTATCAGGCATTACCGTCAACAACTGGAAGATAATTTTCTATCTATTTTTGATGAAATTGATTCGATGCTAAAAAACTAA
- a CDS encoding CTP synthase — MTKYIFVTGGVTSSLGKGIISASLAKLLQSRGYRVTIQKFDPYINVDPGTLNPYEHGECYVTEDGAETDLDLGHYERFLNTPTSQANNITTGRIYQNVINREREGAFLGKTVQVVPHITDEIKRNFQILGESGNYDIVITEIGGTVGDIESLPFVEAVRQFRWEVGSNNSLVIHLTLVPYLAAAGELKTKPTQHSVKTLLEYGIQPDMLVCRTEHHLTADIRRKVAQFCNVNINAVIESIDASTIYDVPLLMLKEQLDKTVLAKLKLPTKNDPDLESWKDFLGRLKNPTAEVRIGLVGKYVELPDAYKSITEAFIHAGAKNECKVKVEYIHSESLTPENAVERLQGLQGVLVAPGFGQRGFEGKIEAIRYVRENNIPFFGICLGMQCAVVEYGRHVLHLEAANSVEMDGHTTYPVISMMEGQKNITAKGGTMRLGAYPCDLKKGSKAAAIYGKQHISERHRHRYEFNNEYLQQYEASGLIPSGINPENNLVEIVELKNHPFFIGAQFHPELKSTVANPHPLFVNFVAASLAYARKN; from the coding sequence ATGACTAAGTATATATTTGTTACGGGCGGCGTTACCTCGTCGTTAGGGAAAGGCATTATCTCAGCCTCTTTGGCTAAGCTTCTTCAATCGCGCGGATACCGCGTTACCATCCAAAAGTTTGATCCTTATATTAATGTTGATCCGGGTACGCTAAACCCTTATGAACATGGCGAATGCTATGTAACTGAAGATGGTGCTGAAACTGATTTGGACTTGGGTCATTACGAACGTTTTCTGAATACGCCAACTTCTCAGGCGAACAACATCACCACGGGCCGTATTTATCAAAATGTAATTAACCGAGAACGGGAAGGTGCTTTCTTAGGTAAAACGGTACAGGTAGTTCCGCATATTACTGATGAGATTAAGCGCAATTTCCAAATACTAGGCGAAAGTGGCAACTATGATATTGTAATTACTGAAATTGGTGGTACAGTAGGTGATATTGAATCCTTACCTTTTGTAGAAGCCGTTCGCCAGTTCAGGTGGGAAGTAGGCTCTAACAATTCATTAGTAATTCACTTAACGCTGGTGCCTTATTTGGCTGCTGCTGGTGAGCTTAAAACCAAACCAACCCAGCACTCGGTAAAAACCTTATTGGAATACGGTATTCAGCCTGATATGCTGGTTTGCCGCACCGAGCATCATTTAACAGCCGATATTCGCCGGAAAGTTGCTCAGTTCTGTAACGTAAACATTAACGCGGTAATTGAATCCATTGATGCTTCTACCATTTACGATGTACCTTTACTCATGCTTAAAGAGCAACTGGATAAAACGGTATTGGCTAAATTGAAATTGCCAACCAAGAACGATCCTGACTTGGAGAGCTGGAAGGATTTTTTAGGGCGTTTGAAAAACCCAACTGCCGAAGTGCGTATAGGTTTGGTAGGTAAATATGTAGAATTACCTGATGCTTACAAATCTATCACGGAGGCATTTATTCATGCGGGTGCTAAAAACGAATGTAAAGTTAAAGTAGAATACATTCATTCCGAATCTTTAACCCCCGAAAATGCGGTAGAACGCTTGCAGGGTCTTCAGGGTGTGCTCGTAGCTCCAGGGTTTGGCCAACGTGGGTTTGAGGGCAAAATTGAAGCAATACGGTATGTGCGCGAAAATAACATTCCATTTTTTGGTATTTGCTTGGGTATGCAGTGCGCTGTGGTTGAATATGGCCGCCATGTATTACATTTAGAAGCCGCCAATAGTGTTGAAATGGATGGTCATACTACTTACCCGGTAATTAGCATGATGGAAGGTCAGAAGAACATTACCGCCAAAGGTGGCACCATGAGGTTGGGCGCCTATCCTTGCGATTTAAAGAAGGGCAGTAAAGCCGCAGCCATTTACGGCAAGCAGCATATTTCTGAACGCCATCGCCATCGGTACGAGTTTAATAATGAGTACCTGCAACAGTACGAAGCATCGGGCCTTATACCTTCAGGCATCAACCCGGAAAACAATCTGGTAGAGATAGTTGAGCTAAAAAATCATCCTTTTTTCATCGGAGCGCAATTTCACCCCGAATTAAAATCTACGGTTGCTAATCCTCACCCACTTTTTGTTAACTTTGTAGCCGCTTCGCTGGCTTATGCCCGCAAGAACTAG
- the parS gene encoding type II RES/Xre toxin-antitoxin system antitoxin, producing MSYSKKHTIKSGVNEPVVAYVPTDSLTSFFMLLMGTKPSGYVSDYDVVELTRQGLSKKVLLSLAQKISLTLQELAGIMHISERTLQRYDEEAIVKTEYAEKAVELARLYTRGEEVFGSLDKFKLWMKTPGHVFKGEAPIALLDTSVGFDMVLKELGRIEHGIFA from the coding sequence ATGTCGTATAGCAAAAAACATACAATAAAGAGTGGGGTTAATGAACCTGTGGTCGCTTATGTACCTACAGATTCATTAACCTCTTTTTTTATGTTGCTTATGGGTACTAAGCCATCGGGCTACGTTTCTGATTACGATGTGGTAGAACTTACCCGCCAGGGCTTGTCTAAAAAAGTGTTGCTATCCTTGGCGCAAAAAATATCTTTAACGCTACAGGAGCTAGCGGGCATTATGCACATTTCTGAACGCACACTGCAGCGCTATGATGAAGAAGCCATAGTCAAAACAGAATACGCTGAAAAGGCGGTTGAACTGGCTCGTTTGTACACTCGGGGCGAAGAGGTTTTTGGTTCATTAGATAAGTTTAAGCTTTGGATGAAAACACCTGGTCATGTATTTAAAGGAGAAGCACCCATTGCTTTATTAGATACTTCGGTAGGCTTTGATATGGTGCTTAAAGAACTAGGCCGCATTGAGCACGGTATATTTGCCTGA
- a CDS encoding MFS transporter, translating to MAALSETFRSLKYHNFRLYFVGQSISLIGTWMERITVNWLVYSLTHSALMLGVVNFAGQIPTLLLSPYGGTISDRHNRYKILLTTQISAMLQAALMTTLVLTHHYNIIAIIVLSIILGVINAFDTPSRQSLMIRLVEDKRDLQNAIALNSSMVNLARLLGPAIAGVLLTTVGTGICFLLNALSFVAVIISLLLMKLPPMEIKKNTQSVWHSLQQGYEYIKNAHDVKLMILLMACISFVVMPYTTLMPIFAKDVFHGNAFTYSLLNSISGLGSLAGAIYMASLKGTLRLKRIVIFACALFSVSLAVFAWCGNLWLALCFVLPAGAGAMMQIAGTNTFVQTNVSDEMRGRVISYYVMAFMGMQPLGSFIVGLAAHNIGPRWVLCIEGILGFVIAVAFGFLFKGSKNNILRSNKFSVANLERNN from the coding sequence ATGGCAGCTCTTTCCGAAACCTTTCGGTCTTTAAAATATCATAACTTCAGGCTCTACTTTGTTGGCCAATCCATTTCACTCATCGGTACCTGGATGGAGCGTATAACGGTTAATTGGCTGGTTTATAGTTTAACCCACTCGGCTCTGATGCTGGGCGTAGTTAACTTTGCCGGACAGATACCTACCTTATTGCTATCGCCGTATGGCGGCACCATATCTGATCGGCATAATCGCTATAAGATATTGCTCACTACGCAGATATCAGCCATGCTACAGGCTGCTTTAATGACTACTTTGGTATTAACGCATCATTACAATATCATCGCCATTATTGTACTCAGTATCATACTGGGGGTAATTAATGCTTTCGATACGCCTTCACGGCAATCATTAATGATTAGGTTGGTGGAGGATAAACGAGATTTGCAGAATGCCATTGCACTCAACTCATCAATGGTGAATTTAGCCAGGCTGTTAGGTCCGGCCATAGCGGGTGTTTTACTGACCACCGTAGGTACAGGTATTTGTTTTTTATTAAATGCCCTAAGTTTTGTAGCTGTAATTATATCATTGTTGCTTATGAAACTGCCACCTATGGAAATTAAGAAGAATACCCAAAGTGTATGGCACAGTTTACAGCAGGGATATGAATATATAAAAAATGCGCATGATGTAAAGCTGATGATTTTGTTGATGGCCTGCATTAGTTTTGTTGTAATGCCTTATACTACCCTGATGCCCATCTTTGCTAAAGATGTTTTTCATGGTAATGCTTTTACCTACAGCTTGCTCAATAGTATTTCTGGTTTAGGGTCATTAGCTGGGGCTATATACATGGCCAGTCTTAAAGGTACCCTCCGGTTAAAACGTATTGTAATTTTTGCTTGTGCCTTGTTTAGTGTTAGTTTGGCCGTATTTGCCTGGTGTGGCAATTTGTGGCTGGCACTATGTTTTGTACTGCCTGCCGGTGCGGGTGCCATGATGCAAATAGCAGGTACCAATACTTTTGTACAAACTAACGTGAGCGATGAAATGCGCGGCCGAGTAATTAGTTATTACGTTATGGCTTTCATGGGCATGCAACCATTAGGTAGCTTCATAGTGGGTTTGGCTGCTCATAATATTGGTCCTCGTTGGGTATTATGCATTGAAGGTATATTAGGCTTTGTTATTGCGGTGGCCTTCGGCTTTTTGTTTAAAGGCTCTAAAAACAATATTTTGCGTAGTAACAAATTTTCAGTAGCAAACCTGGAAAGGAATAATTAA
- the tyrS gene encoding tyrosine--tRNA ligase has protein sequence MNFVEELRWRGMLHDIMPGTEEMLNQGMASGYIGFDPTADSLHVGHLTQIMTLIHFQRAGHKPFALVGGATGMVGDPSGKSQERNLLSEEALQHNLACVKAQLEKFLNFSSGDNQAQMVNNYDWFKEFSFLSFIRDVGKHITVNYMMAKDSVKNRLNGDSGMSFTEFTYQLVQGYDFYYLWKHHNCTLQMGGSDQWGNIVTGTELIRRKDAGEAFALTTQLIKKADGTKFGKSEGGNIWLDAAKTTPYKFYQFWLNTGDEDAKSYIRIFTLFDRDVIESLEAEHNAAPHQRALQKALAKDITIRVHGEDAYDKAIKSSEFLFGNTGIEFLNELSESEILGVFEGVPNYTISKEEFAAGINVQDLLAVKTAVFASKGEAKKMIQGGGAAINKVKIATPETQYQSSDLINQKFLVVQKGKKNYFLIIAE, from the coding sequence ATGAATTTTGTTGAAGAATTACGCTGGCGGGGCATGTTGCATGATATCATGCCCGGAACTGAAGAAATGCTTAACCAAGGTATGGCCTCAGGCTATATTGGTTTTGACCCAACAGCTGATTCCTTACATGTGGGCCACCTAACCCAAATCATGACGTTGATTCATTTTCAACGAGCGGGGCATAAACCTTTTGCCTTAGTAGGTGGAGCAACCGGTATGGTTGGCGACCCATCAGGCAAATCACAAGAGCGCAATCTATTATCTGAAGAAGCTTTACAGCACAATTTAGCTTGTGTAAAAGCGCAGTTGGAAAAGTTTCTAAACTTTAGCAGTGGCGACAACCAAGCTCAAATGGTAAATAACTATGACTGGTTTAAAGAGTTTTCTTTCCTGAGCTTTATACGTGATGTAGGTAAGCATATTACCGTTAATTACATGATGGCTAAAGATTCGGTGAAAAACCGGTTGAATGGTGATAGCGGTATGTCGTTCACTGAGTTTACCTACCAACTGGTACAAGGTTATGATTTTTACTACTTGTGGAAACATCATAACTGTACACTACAAATGGGCGGTTCCGACCAGTGGGGTAACATTGTAACGGGTACCGAACTGATACGCCGTAAGGATGCCGGTGAAGCATTTGCTTTAACCACACAGTTAATTAAAAAAGCTGACGGCACTAAATTCGGTAAATCGGAGGGGGGAAACATCTGGCTGGATGCTGCTAAAACAACACCGTATAAATTTTACCAATTTTGGCTTAATACAGGTGATGAGGATGCTAAGAGCTATATACGCATATTTACCTTGTTTGATCGGGATGTAATTGAAAGCTTGGAAGCTGAACATAATGCTGCGCCACACCAGCGGGCTTTGCAAAAAGCTTTAGCTAAAGATATTACCATTCGGGTACACGGTGAGGATGCTTATGATAAAGCCATTAAATCATCCGAATTTTTATTTGGTAATACAGGTATAGAATTTTTAAACGAACTAAGTGAAAGTGAAATTTTGGGCGTGTTTGAAGGCGTACCTAACTACACCATTAGTAAAGAGGAATTCGCAGCAGGTATAAATGTTCAGGATTTGTTGGCTGTAAAAACAGCTGTTTTCGCCTCTAAAGGTGAAGCCAAGAAAATGATACAAGGTGGGGGAGCCGCTATTAACAAAGTTAAAATAGCAACGCCCGAAACCCAATACCAAAGCAGTGATTTGATTAACCAGAAGTTTCTGGTTGTACAAAAAGGTAAAAAGAACTACTTTTTAATTATTGCTGAGTAA
- a CDS encoding GLPGLI family protein produces MKTRNYLIIFLQLACVVVKAQKPDTAQAIVHYKFSHLQDTTHRDQPYTENMMLLIGRNASLYKSYDKILRDEQMRKSMAEQINSGTTNFNIKSTIRASNTEYFQFFTEKKFLVKENLFNNYLIEEPVPEMQWKITADTASFNGLQCQKATTHFKGRDYIAWFCADLPYRAGPWKLSGLPGLIIEAYDTKKEVVFKFDGLEKVDASAMTTPAETNAGLSTSDRTLMISGMDNKKNSKIITLPTNGIRTTRKEFAGLQEIMRKDPQAFIQSQVAAMRSSTGGTSISAASASSGPNIKSINVVTSPSRQTTVVNNPIELPEKK; encoded by the coding sequence ATGAAAACCAGAAACTATTTGATCATCTTTTTACAGCTGGCCTGTGTAGTTGTTAAAGCACAAAAGCCTGATACTGCCCAAGCCATTGTACATTATAAATTTTCACACCTACAAGACACAACGCATCGTGATCAGCCCTATACCGAGAACATGATGTTGCTGATAGGCCGAAATGCCAGCCTTTACAAGAGCTATGATAAAATTTTGCGAGATGAACAAATGCGTAAAAGCATGGCTGAACAAATTAATTCAGGAACCACCAATTTCAATATCAAATCTACCATTAGGGCATCCAATACCGAGTACTTTCAGTTTTTTACGGAAAAGAAGTTTCTGGTTAAAGAGAATCTATTTAACAATTACTTGATAGAGGAGCCAGTACCGGAGATGCAATGGAAAATAACAGCAGATACCGCAAGTTTCAATGGCTTACAATGCCAGAAAGCTACTACGCATTTCAAAGGGCGTGATTACATCGCTTGGTTCTGTGCTGATTTACCGTATCGTGCTGGTCCATGGAAGTTGAGCGGCTTGCCAGGACTAATTATTGAAGCTTATGATACCAAAAAGGAGGTGGTTTTCAAGTTTGATGGTTTGGAGAAAGTTGATGCATCAGCTATGACAACACCAGCCGAAACCAATGCAGGTTTATCAACATCCGACAGAACCCTGATGATAAGCGGTATGGATAATAAGAAAAATTCAAAAATCATCACCTTGCCTACTAATGGCATCCGAACTACCCGGAAGGAGTTTGCCGGCTTGCAGGAAATTATGCGTAAAGATCCACAAGCTTTCATACAATCACAGGTAGCGGCCATGCGATCATCTACGGGTGGTACATCCATTAGTGCGGCCAGCGCTTCTTCCGGGCCTAATATTAAAAGTATTAATGTAGTTACCAGCCCCAGCAGGCAGACGACTGTTGTAAATAACCCAATTGAGTTACCTGAAAAGAAATGA
- a CDS encoding carboxypeptidase-like regulatory domain-containing protein has translation MKTFVVTTVICICFLLFSKTSLAQTIKGSVADSAGKAVPYANAKLLSGNNLIVAFAATDNKGNYAIAVPADADKNKLRVEVSCVGFKKQSKAVTDFTATYNFRLSSAVNQLQTVTIKNKAPRLKVKGDTLNYNVSDFTSPQDRVIGDVIKKLPGVDVDANGKIKYNGKDISNLYIGGDNLLDDKYNIATSTIPNGVVDKVQIMENHQPIKMLKDKVVSDDVALNLTFKKDAQLQLVGQANAGIGVPKKYDGTIDAMMFKDKYKAINYVRGNNTGVDLQNDLIAHNNAATLSRLDNNKPDNLLSLGAAGNPNLPTSRYLFNQSGLLNLNNLVNLQKEVQLKTNISYLHDNQRQNYSKLTDIYQPGDTIHYTEIQSNKRQPDWVHAQFNLNINKSNYYLNNVLQSDFQHNAAYSDLSTNGNLLSQTLKNRKLDFSNEFNLMRIGKSNNILEAYSYINRISNPENRVLQPGINQDIFNQNQPYAQLLQTVNIPTWFTNNYLSFKHAGNVITQSYRAGFTLQSQNLTSDLSTIQLNGNNLPATSSSVNDLNWFKSKFFAEAGFDVPGDKLKLTVRLPLNVQQIHYSDSNYKLDESLTRLYFDPLATVRYQTATEQYISLLYNYKNLIGDINEAYHGDILTNYRTLNANNVLLSERKTQFATLGYNYRKAIKMFFWNINLSYTDIAASNISSTQVSNSFTRRIVLPYANHVDTWSLSGGISKYVYALHTTFSGGASRQITRLNQYQNGIMLPYNTITNTANVGTETKLSDQINISYKLYATQTSSKSTAVASGSSSFTQLQHQAAINYNPTSNLFLKLSGDDYFTSQTLQANLNYAFADFSARYRFTKSKVDLELNALNLLNTKTYSSANLQANLFTRSTYALPGRIVTAKVSFNF, from the coding sequence ATGAAAACATTTGTAGTTACTACGGTAATCTGCATTTGTTTCTTGTTGTTTTCCAAAACTAGTTTAGCGCAAACCATTAAAGGCTCTGTTGCAGATAGTGCCGGCAAGGCTGTGCCTTATGCCAATGCGAAACTGCTATCCGGTAATAATTTAATTGTTGCTTTTGCGGCAACGGATAATAAAGGAAACTATGCTATTGCAGTTCCGGCTGATGCGGATAAAAATAAACTTCGGGTTGAGGTAAGCTGTGTTGGCTTTAAAAAGCAAAGTAAAGCAGTTACTGATTTTACAGCCACTTATAATTTCAGGCTCAGCAGTGCGGTTAACCAGCTGCAAACGGTTACAATTAAAAACAAGGCTCCACGCTTGAAGGTAAAAGGCGATACGCTGAATTATAACGTATCTGATTTTACCAGTCCGCAGGATAGGGTAATAGGGGATGTTATCAAAAAGCTGCCGGGTGTTGATGTGGATGCTAACGGCAAAATCAAGTACAACGGTAAAGATATATCAAACTTGTACATAGGCGGTGATAACCTACTGGATGATAAATACAATATTGCTACCAGTACTATACCCAACGGAGTTGTTGATAAAGTACAGATCATGGAAAATCATCAGCCGATTAAAATGTTGAAAGATAAAGTGGTGAGTGACGATGTCGCGCTGAATCTTACCTTTAAAAAGGATGCCCAATTACAATTAGTAGGGCAGGCTAATGCAGGTATTGGCGTACCCAAAAAGTATGATGGTACCATCGATGCCATGATGTTTAAGGATAAGTACAAAGCCATCAATTACGTGAGAGGCAATAATACCGGCGTTGATTTACAAAACGACCTGATAGCCCATAACAACGCTGCCACTTTATCACGGCTAGACAACAACAAGCCAGACAATCTACTATCACTCGGTGCAGCTGGTAACCCCAACTTACCCACCAGCCGTTACCTGTTTAATCAATCCGGATTACTAAATTTAAACAACCTGGTAAACCTGCAAAAAGAGGTGCAGTTAAAAACTAATATTTCTTACCTGCATGATAACCAACGGCAAAACTATAGTAAACTGACCGACATCTACCAGCCGGGAGATACCATTCATTATACAGAAATTCAAAGTAACAAGCGCCAGCCTGATTGGGTACATGCACAGTTCAACTTGAATATCAATAAATCGAACTATTACTTGAACAATGTATTGCAAAGTGATTTTCAGCATAATGCTGCTTATTCAGACCTGAGTACAAATGGCAACCTGCTCAGTCAGACTTTAAAAAACCGGAAGCTGGATTTTTCAAATGAATTTAATTTGATGCGTATAGGTAAATCAAACAATATCTTGGAGGCTTACTCCTACATCAATCGTATCAGTAACCCGGAAAACCGGGTATTACAGCCAGGAATTAACCAGGATATTTTTAACCAAAATCAGCCTTATGCGCAGCTGCTGCAAACGGTTAATATACCAACCTGGTTCACCAATAACTATTTATCTTTTAAACATGCAGGTAACGTAATCACCCAATCCTACCGGGCGGGTTTTACCTTGCAGTCACAAAACCTGACTTCTGATTTATCAACCATTCAATTGAACGGTAATAACCTTCCTGCTACCAGCAGTTCAGTAAATGATTTGAACTGGTTCAAATCCAAGTTTTTTGCAGAAGCTGGTTTTGATGTGCCTGGCGATAAGTTGAAGCTAACGGTGAGATTGCCTCTTAACGTACAGCAGATTCATTATTCTGATAGCAATTATAAGCTGGATGAATCATTAACCCGGCTATATTTTGATCCATTGGCAACCGTAAGGTACCAAACCGCTACGGAACAATATATTTCTTTGTTGTACAACTATAAAAATCTGATAGGTGATATTAACGAAGCCTATCATGGCGATATTTTGACCAACTATCGTACCCTGAACGCCAACAACGTGCTGCTTAGTGAACGCAAAACGCAGTTTGCTACTCTGGGTTATAATTATCGCAAAGCTATCAAGATGTTCTTCTGGAACATTAACCTGAGTTATACCGATATTGCTGCCAGTAATATCAGCTCTACTCAGGTGAGTAACAGTTTTACGCGGCGCATTGTGCTGCCGTATGCTAATCATGTAGATACTTGGTCGCTGTCGGGTGGAATCAGTAAATATGTATATGCCCTGCATACCACATTTAGCGGTGGCGCATCAAGGCAGATTACTCGTTTAAACCAGTACCAAAACGGTATTATGCTGCCCTATAATACCATCACCAATACGGCTAATGTGGGCACAGAAACCAAGCTGAGCGATCAGATCAATATCAGCTACAAGTTGTATGCTACCCAAACCAGTAGTAAATCCACCGCGGTGGCATCAGGCAGTTCTAGCTTTACCCAATTACAGCATCAGGCTGCAATTAATTATAATCCAACCAGCAACCTTTTCCTGAAGCTTTCGGGCGATGACTATTTTACCAGCCAAACCCTGCAAGCTAACCTGAATTATGCTTTTGCTGATTTTTCGGCTCGTTACCGTTTTACCAAATCTAAGGTTGACCTGGAACTGAACGCCTTGAATCTGCTGAATACCAAAACTTACAGCTCGGCTAATTTGCAGGCTAACCTATTCACCCGCAGCACTTATGCCCTGCCAGGGCGCATTGTTACAGCCAAAGTGTCCTTTAACTTTTAA